Proteins encoded by one window of Maliibacterium massiliense:
- a CDS encoding biotin/lipoyl-containing protein, producing MSKFFVTVNGVNYEVEVNEAGTAAPAPVAPAPAAAPAAAPTPSTAAPAEGEKVTSPMPGTIVDVSVSAGQQIKKGDLLFVLEAMKMENEILAPCDGTVAQVSTSKGASVNNGDLLAVIK from the coding sequence ATGAGTAAGTTTTTTGTAACCGTCAATGGCGTAAATTATGAAGTAGAAGTCAACGAAGCCGGCACCGCCGCACCCGCGCCCGTTGCACCCGCACCGGCCGCCGCGCCTGCTGCTGCGCCCACGCCGTCAACCGCCGCGCCTGCAGAGGGCGAGAAGGTGACCAGCCCCATGCCCGGCACCATTGTGGATGTGTCTGTATCCGCCGGCCAGCAGATTAAAAAGGGCGACCTGCTCTTTGTGCTGGAGGCCATGAAAATGGAAAACGAAATCCTTGCACCCTGTGATGGCACGGTGGCGCAGGTGTCCACCAGCAAGGGCGCGTCCGTCAACAACGGCGATCTGCTGGCTGTCATCAAATAA
- a CDS encoding sodium ion-translocating decarboxylase subunit beta, with amino-acid sequence MFDFGKFFSSMGFASADWQNYVMLLIAAVLIYLAIAKQYEPLLLIPIAFGMILANLPLAGLMDGPKDGQLGGLLYYLYQGVKLGIYPPLIFLGIGCMTDFGPLIANPKSLILGAAAQLGIYVAFIGALLLGFEPRAAASIGIIGGADGPTAIYLTTRLYPDLLGPIAVAAYSYMALVPIIQPPIMRALTTKKERLVKMEQLRTVTKREKIVFPIMVTILVSFILPSAAPLVGMLMLGNLFRESGVVDRLSKTAQNELINIVTIFLGVTVGATASGKTFLAPQTLFVIALGLFAFAFGTAGGVLFGKIMYRVTGGKVNPLIGSAGVSAVPMAARVAQVVGQKEDPSNFLLMHAMGPNVAGVIGSAVAAGVFLTILG; translated from the coding sequence ATGTTTGACTTTGGAAAGTTCTTTTCCAGCATGGGGTTTGCCTCGGCGGATTGGCAGAACTACGTGATGCTTCTCATCGCGGCGGTGCTGATCTATCTGGCGATTGCAAAGCAATATGAGCCGCTGCTGCTGATTCCCATCGCGTTCGGCATGATCCTGGCCAACCTGCCGCTGGCGGGTTTGATGGATGGGCCGAAGGATGGGCAGCTTGGTGGCCTGCTGTACTACCTGTACCAGGGCGTAAAGCTGGGCATCTATCCGCCGCTGATATTCCTGGGCATTGGCTGTATGACGGACTTCGGCCCGCTGATCGCCAATCCCAAAAGCTTGATACTGGGCGCTGCCGCCCAGCTGGGCATCTACGTGGCGTTCATCGGCGCGCTGCTGCTGGGCTTTGAGCCCCGCGCGGCGGCCTCCATCGGTATCATCGGCGGCGCGGACGGCCCCACGGCCATCTACCTGACTACGCGCCTGTATCCCGATCTGCTCGGGCCCATCGCCGTGGCGGCGTATTCCTACATGGCGCTGGTGCCCATCATCCAGCCGCCCATCATGCGGGCACTCACCACCAAGAAGGAGCGCCTTGTCAAGATGGAGCAGCTGCGCACCGTAACCAAGCGCGAGAAGATCGTCTTCCCTATCATGGTGACGATCCTTGTCTCCTTCATCCTGCCTTCGGCCGCGCCCCTTGTCGGCATGCTGATGCTGGGCAACCTCTTTAGAGAGAGCGGCGTGGTGGACCGCCTGAGCAAAACTGCGCAGAACGAGCTGATCAACATCGTCACCATCTTCCTGGGCGTGACGGTGGGCGCGACTGCCTCGGGCAAGACCTTCCTTGCGCCGCAGACGCTCTTTGTTATCGCGCTGGGCCTGTTCGCCTTCGCCTTCGGCACGGCCGGCGGCGTGCTCTTTGGCAAGATCATGTACAGAGTTACTGGCGGCAAGGTCAACCCGCTCATCGGCTCGGCCGGCGTCTCGGCTGTGCCCATGGCCGCCCGCGTCGCCCAGGTGGTGGGGCAGAAGGAGGATCCCTCCAACTTCCTGCTCATGCACGCCATGGGTCCCAATGTTGCCGGCGTCATTGGCTCGGCCGTTGCCGCGGGTGTGTTTTTGACCATCCTCGGCTAG
- a CDS encoding oxaloacetate decarboxylase subunit alpha: protein MAHKVLITDTILRDAHQSQAATRMRLDEMLPACEQLNKVGYYAMEVWGGATFDSCLRFLNEDPWDRLRALRKALPDTKLMMLLRGQNILGYKHYADDVVDAFVAAAIKNGIDIIRIFDALNDVRNMETAVKATKKYGGHAQIAMSYTISPVHTEDYFVDLAKKCEAMGADSICIKDMANLLLPYEAYKLVKRLKEAVSIPIELHTHNTSGTGDMTLLKAIEAGVDIVDTALSPLGNGTAQPATEPLVATLQGTDYDTGLDLKLLSDIAVHFRDVAARLQQDGFLDPKVLRVDINTLLYQVPGGMLSNLISQLKQQGASDRLTEVLEEVPRVRKDFGYPPLVTPTSQIVGTQAVLNVLAGERYKMVTKESKALLRGEYGQLPAPVDEDVRKKCVGDAPVITHRPADDIAPEMEKYRQEIADYIQQDEDVLSYALFPQVAMKFFEARKVGKEGKPEAAEAPKPAAEPIKAEVGDVQYVIEFKRTK from the coding sequence ATGGCTCATAAAGTATTGATTACCGATACCATTTTGCGCGACGCGCATCAGTCGCAGGCCGCTACCCGCATGCGCCTGGACGAGATGCTGCCCGCGTGCGAACAGCTCAATAAAGTCGGCTATTACGCAATGGAGGTGTGGGGCGGCGCCACGTTTGACAGCTGCCTGCGCTTTTTGAACGAGGACCCCTGGGACCGCCTGCGCGCCCTGCGCAAGGCCTTGCCCGATACCAAGCTGATGATGCTGCTGCGCGGCCAGAACATCCTGGGCTACAAGCACTACGCCGACGACGTTGTGGACGCCTTTGTCGCCGCCGCCATCAAAAACGGCATCGACATCATCCGCATCTTTGACGCGCTCAACGATGTGCGCAACATGGAGACCGCCGTCAAGGCCACTAAGAAATACGGCGGCCATGCGCAGATCGCCATGAGCTACACCATCAGTCCCGTACATACGGAGGATTACTTCGTGGACCTGGCCAAGAAATGCGAGGCCATGGGCGCGGACTCCATCTGCATCAAGGACATGGCCAACCTGCTGCTGCCCTACGAGGCCTACAAGCTGGTCAAACGCCTGAAAGAAGCGGTCAGCATCCCCATCGAGTTGCACACCCACAATACGAGTGGCACGGGCGACATGACGCTGCTAAAGGCCATCGAGGCGGGGGTGGATATCGTTGATACCGCGCTGTCCCCGCTGGGCAACGGCACCGCGCAGCCCGCGACCGAGCCGCTGGTGGCCACATTGCAGGGCACGGACTACGACACCGGCCTGGACTTAAAGCTGCTCTCGGATATCGCCGTGCACTTCCGCGATGTGGCGGCCCGCCTGCAGCAGGATGGTTTCCTGGACCCCAAGGTGTTGCGCGTGGATATCAACACGCTGCTCTACCAGGTGCCCGGCGGCATGCTCTCCAACCTGATCAGCCAGCTCAAGCAGCAGGGTGCGTCCGACCGTCTCACCGAGGTGCTTGAGGAAGTGCCGCGCGTGCGCAAGGACTTCGGCTACCCGCCGCTGGTCACGCCCACCAGCCAAATTGTGGGCACCCAGGCAGTGCTCAACGTGCTGGCAGGGGAGCGTTACAAGATGGTGACCAAGGAGTCCAAGGCGCTGCTGCGCGGCGAGTACGGCCAGCTGCCCGCGCCGGTGGACGAGGACGTGCGCAAAAAATGCGTGGGCGACGCGCCTGTGATCACCCATCGCCCCGCCGATGATATCGCGCCGGAGATGGAGAAGTACCGCCAGGAGATCGCCGATTACATCCAGCAGGATGAGGACGTGCTTTCCTACGCACTGTTCCCGCAGGTTGCCATGAAGTTCTTTGAGGCCCGCAAGGTCGGCAAAGAGGGCAAGCCCGAGGCAGCGGAGGCGCCCAAGCCCGCAGCTGAGCCGATCAAGGCGGAAGTGGGCGACGTGCAGTACGTCATCGAGTTCAAACGCACCAAATAA